A part of Mycolicibacterium sp. TUM20985 genomic DNA contains:
- the menJ gene encoding menaquinone reductase, with translation MDRVTEGSSAATRGGRKADVVVIGAGPAGSAAAAWAARNGRDVLVIDAQQFPRDKACGDGLTPRAVTELELLGLGPWLDGKVRNRGLRMSGFGADVEIEWPGRSFPPTGSAVPRTELDERIRRVAADDGAQMLLGVKAVDVEQDSAGRVTSVTLDDGTAVGCRELIVADGVRSTLGRVLGREWHRETVYGVAIRGYLATPRSSEPWITSHLELRSPAGEVLPGYGWIFPLGNGEVNIGVGALATSKRPADTALRPLLSHYAQLRREEWGFTGEPRAALSALLPMGGAVSGVAGPNWMLIGDAAACVNPLNGEGIDYGLETGRLAAEMLGSGDLTHAWPGELHRHYARGFSVARRLGLLLTIPRFLPTVGPLAMRSHLLMGIAVRVMGNLVTDEDADLVARAWRVAGAGSRRIDGRTPFS, from the coding sequence GTGGACCGTGTTACGGAGGGCAGCAGCGCAGCGACGCGGGGTGGCCGAAAAGCTGACGTGGTGGTGATCGGCGCCGGACCGGCTGGTTCCGCCGCCGCCGCGTGGGCCGCCCGCAACGGCCGCGACGTGCTGGTGATCGACGCCCAGCAGTTCCCCAGGGACAAGGCGTGCGGCGACGGCCTTACCCCCCGCGCGGTCACCGAACTCGAACTGCTCGGCCTCGGCCCGTGGCTGGACGGCAAGGTCCGCAACCGGGGCTTGCGGATGTCGGGCTTCGGCGCGGACGTCGAGATCGAATGGCCCGGCCGGTCGTTCCCGCCCACCGGCAGCGCCGTGCCGAGGACCGAGCTCGACGAACGCATCCGGCGCGTCGCCGCCGACGACGGCGCGCAGATGCTCCTCGGCGTCAAAGCCGTTGACGTGGAACAGGATTCAGCAGGACGGGTGACGTCGGTGACCCTCGATGACGGCACCGCGGTCGGCTGCCGGGAGCTGATCGTCGCCGACGGCGTCCGTTCGACCCTCGGCCGCGTCCTCGGCCGCGAATGGCACCGGGAGACCGTCTACGGCGTGGCGATCCGCGGGTACCTCGCCACCCCGCGCAGCAGCGAGCCGTGGATCACCTCCCACCTCGAACTGCGCTCCCCCGCCGGTGAGGTACTGCCCGGCTACGGGTGGATCTTCCCGCTGGGCAACGGTGAGGTGAACATCGGCGTCGGCGCCCTCGCGACGTCGAAGCGGCCCGCCGACACGGCGCTGCGCCCGCTTCTGTCGCACTACGCCCAGCTGCGTCGTGAGGAATGGGGTTTCACGGGCGAGCCACGCGCCGCCCTCTCGGCGCTGCTACCGATGGGCGGCGCCGTATCCGGCGTCGCGGGACCCAACTGGATGTTGATCGGTGACGCCGCCGCCTGCGTCAACCCCCTCAACGGCGAGGGCATCGACTACGGCCTCGAGACGGGTCGGCTGGCTGCCGAGATGCTGGGCAGTGGCGACCTCACGCACGCATGGCCCGGCGAACTCCACCGGCACTACGCCCGCGGGTTCTCCGTCGCGCGACGGCTCGGCTTGCTGCTGACGATCCCCCGCTTCCTGCCCACCGTCGGCCCCTTGGCGATGCGGTCGCACCTCCTCATGGGAATCGCCGTGCGCGTGATGGGCAATCTGGTCACTGACGAGGACGCCGACTTGGTCGCGAGGGCCTGGCGGGTTGCCGGGGCGGGGTCCCGCAGAATCGACGGCCGCACGCCGTTCAGCTGA
- the grcC1 gene encoding nonaprenyl/(2E,6E)-farnesyl/geranylgeranyl diphosphat synthase: protein MKTPATVVAGVDFGDATFATSVRDGVARIEDLMATELGRADELMAEAVQHLFQAGGKRFRPLFTVLSAQLGPDPDAWEVTVAGAVIESVHLATLYHDDVMDEAMVRRGADSANARWGNNIAILAGDYLFATASRLVAQLGPDAVRVIADTFAQLVTGQMRETRGAADGVDSVEHYLKVVYEKTACLIAASGTFGATFSGADEQQIQRLGRLGGIVGTAFQISDDIIDIDSDPDESGKVPGTDLREGVHTLPVLYALRDTGPEADRLRELLKGPIEDDAEVAEALALLRSSRGITRAKETVAGYAAQARGELDQLPDVPGRVALANLIDYTINRHG from the coding sequence ATGAAGACACCAGCGACCGTGGTCGCGGGCGTGGACTTCGGTGACGCAACCTTCGCGACCAGTGTTCGTGACGGCGTGGCGCGCATCGAGGATCTGATGGCGACCGAGCTGGGCAGGGCCGACGAGTTGATGGCCGAGGCGGTTCAGCACCTCTTCCAAGCGGGCGGCAAGCGGTTCCGGCCGCTGTTCACCGTGCTGTCGGCACAGCTGGGTCCCGATCCCGATGCCTGGGAGGTCACGGTGGCCGGCGCCGTCATCGAGTCGGTGCACCTCGCAACGCTGTACCACGACGACGTGATGGACGAGGCGATGGTGCGTCGCGGCGCGGACAGTGCCAACGCGCGCTGGGGCAACAACATCGCGATCCTGGCCGGTGACTACCTGTTCGCAACTGCGTCTCGGCTGGTGGCGCAATTGGGCCCGGACGCGGTCCGCGTCATCGCCGACACCTTCGCGCAGCTCGTCACCGGGCAGATGCGGGAGACGCGCGGGGCGGCCGACGGTGTCGACTCCGTCGAGCACTACCTCAAGGTCGTCTATGAGAAGACGGCCTGCCTGATCGCGGCGTCCGGGACGTTCGGCGCAACGTTCTCCGGGGCCGACGAGCAGCAGATCCAGCGGCTCGGCCGGCTCGGCGGCATCGTCGGGACGGCGTTCCAGATCTCCGACGACATCATCGACATCGACAGCGACCCCGACGAGTCGGGCAAGGTGCCTGGCACCGATCTGCGGGAGGGTGTGCACACGCTGCCGGTGCTGTACGCGCTGCGGGACACCGGACCGGAGGCCGACCGACTGCGCGAGCTGCTCAAGGGGCCCATCGAGGACGACGCCGAGGTAGCCGAGGCGTTGGCGCTGTTGCGTTCGTCACGCGGGATCACCCGCGCCAAGGAAACTGTCGCCGGATACGCGGCCCAGGCCCGCGGTGAGCTGGACCAGTTGCCTGACGTGCCGGGACGTGTCGCGCTGGCCAACCTCATCGACTACACGATCAATCGGCACGGCTGA
- a CDS encoding helix-turn-helix transcriptional regulator has product MSRSTESRAVAAFLASAATRPSVLIVEGEAGIGKTTLWLQVLDEARDAGFRVLPARADQAESGLTYAVLADLLEGVDGEVLDTLPSLQRIAIDRVLLQGDGSGPVTDERVVASAFLSLVERLAADVPVVVAVDDVQWLDSSSQAVIAFATRRLKGRVGVLVTERTETGGRYGAEWLKLNRLDGVDHVHVGPLSLGGLRKVISSSLGRSFSRPTIVRISELSGGNPFYALELARAIDGQSSTADAALPGSLADLVRTRLDQFGEGTQTVLLAAASVGAPTVDLLAQVTEQSAERVVELLEAPEADGIVQITGNRVSFTHPLLARGVYSVVGPARRRQMHRTLAAIVEQPEKRARHLALATSSADPETLLALDTAADAARERGAPAAAAELLDLAINLGGDTPARRIRCAENHFQAGEPQRADQLLKPTIDQLPPGPLRASALNLLAFIRIYDDSLVEAIDLVERAISDADGDCALVVRGLLLSTFANLYLGKLDDAVRQAHGALEHARGLSMPALTSQVLSMLVLAKCTRGDGVDEENLQRALDLEDRDADVPMQFRACAVRAITHAWTGQLDAARREAIDVRKLCLDRGAESDVMMFDAHTALADVWRGDFAAGELVAEEAIERAEHIDSQNLRGVALAIRATVFTYMGRAVEARADAQAALTISIDTSTPPLFIRATMALGFLELSLGNHAEALTVLEPLIAAFDQLPGNEIRNLEFVPDAIELLINASRLEEAEPLIERLEADGRRLDRPWLLATGARGRAMWSAAKGDLDDAMHAVTIALDEHARLEMPFERARTLLLLGQLQRRQRLKQAAAHTFGEALREFERMGALLWADRARAELDRTKVATPQKGTLTITEQRIAELATSGMTNRDIASNLFISLKTVEANLTQIYRKLGIRSRAQLAVKLKSGGL; this is encoded by the coding sequence GTGAGCCGCAGTACTGAATCGCGGGCGGTGGCTGCGTTTCTCGCTTCCGCGGCGACCCGTCCGTCGGTGCTGATCGTCGAGGGCGAGGCGGGCATCGGCAAGACCACGCTCTGGCTGCAGGTCCTCGACGAAGCTCGCGACGCCGGCTTCCGCGTGCTGCCCGCCCGCGCCGATCAAGCCGAGTCTGGTCTGACGTATGCCGTGCTCGCCGATCTGCTCGAAGGCGTCGACGGCGAGGTCCTCGATACCCTGCCCAGCCTTCAACGCATCGCGATCGACCGAGTGCTGTTGCAGGGCGACGGCAGCGGGCCGGTCACCGACGAACGCGTCGTCGCATCGGCCTTCCTCTCGCTCGTCGAACGCCTCGCCGCCGACGTGCCGGTGGTCGTCGCCGTCGACGACGTGCAGTGGCTGGACTCGTCCAGCCAGGCCGTGATCGCCTTCGCCACACGCCGACTCAAGGGACGCGTCGGCGTCCTCGTCACCGAACGCACGGAGACCGGCGGGAGGTACGGCGCAGAGTGGTTGAAGCTGAACCGCCTCGACGGCGTCGACCACGTCCACGTCGGCCCGCTCAGCCTGGGCGGGCTCCGCAAGGTCATCAGCAGCAGCCTCGGGCGCTCGTTCTCGCGACCCACGATCGTGCGGATCAGCGAACTCTCGGGTGGTAACCCGTTCTACGCACTCGAGCTCGCCAGAGCCATCGACGGCCAGTCGAGTACCGCCGACGCCGCCCTGCCGGGGTCGTTGGCCGACCTCGTCCGCACCCGCCTCGACCAGTTCGGCGAGGGCACCCAGACGGTACTGCTGGCCGCGGCCAGCGTCGGCGCACCCACCGTCGACCTGCTGGCTCAGGTGACCGAACAATCGGCCGAACGCGTCGTCGAACTCCTCGAAGCGCCCGAGGCCGACGGCATCGTGCAGATCACGGGCAACCGCGTGAGCTTTACTCATCCTCTCCTTGCCCGCGGGGTGTACAGCGTCGTCGGGCCCGCTCGGCGCAGGCAGATGCACCGCACCCTGGCCGCCATCGTCGAGCAGCCCGAGAAGCGCGCACGTCACCTGGCGCTGGCCACGTCGAGCGCGGATCCCGAGACGCTACTCGCGCTCGACACCGCAGCCGACGCGGCGCGCGAGCGCGGCGCACCCGCCGCTGCCGCCGAACTGCTCGACCTTGCCATCAACCTCGGTGGCGACACCCCGGCACGCCGAATCCGGTGCGCGGAGAACCACTTTCAAGCTGGTGAGCCGCAGCGCGCCGACCAGCTGCTCAAGCCGACGATCGACCAGCTGCCACCGGGACCACTTCGCGCGTCGGCACTGAACCTGCTTGCGTTCATTCGCATCTACGACGACAGCCTGGTGGAGGCCATCGACCTGGTCGAGCGGGCCATCAGCGACGCCGACGGCGACTGCGCCCTGGTGGTGCGAGGTCTCCTGCTGTCGACCTTCGCCAACCTGTACCTGGGCAAGTTGGACGACGCCGTCCGTCAGGCCCACGGTGCGCTGGAGCATGCGCGTGGCTTGTCCATGCCGGCCCTGACCAGCCAAGTCCTCTCGATGCTGGTGCTGGCCAAGTGCACCCGCGGTGACGGTGTCGACGAAGAGAATCTGCAGCGCGCACTGGACCTGGAGGACCGGGACGCCGATGTGCCCATGCAGTTCCGGGCTTGTGCGGTCAGGGCCATCACCCATGCGTGGACGGGTCAGCTCGACGCCGCCCGGCGGGAAGCCATCGACGTGCGCAAACTGTGCCTGGACCGCGGCGCCGAGAGTGACGTGATGATGTTCGATGCGCACACCGCCTTGGCCGACGTGTGGCGGGGGGACTTCGCGGCGGGGGAGCTGGTCGCCGAGGAAGCCATCGAGCGGGCCGAACACATCGACTCTCAGAACCTTCGCGGTGTCGCACTCGCGATCCGTGCCACGGTCTTCACCTACATGGGAAGGGCCGTCGAGGCGCGCGCGGATGCCCAAGCGGCCCTTACGATCTCGATCGATACCAGCACCCCTCCACTGTTCATCCGCGCCACGATGGCCCTGGGTTTCCTCGAGCTCTCACTGGGCAACCACGCCGAGGCGCTGACCGTTCTCGAGCCCCTCATCGCCGCGTTCGACCAGCTGCCAGGCAACGAGATCAGGAACCTTGAATTCGTCCCCGACGCCATCGAGCTGTTGATCAATGCCAGCCGGCTCGAGGAGGCAGAGCCGCTGATCGAGAGGCTGGAGGCCGACGGTCGTCGGCTCGACCGCCCCTGGTTGCTCGCCACCGGCGCCAGAGGCCGGGCCATGTGGTCGGCCGCCAAGGGAGATCTCGACGACGCGATGCACGCCGTGACCATCGCCCTGGACGAACACGCACGCCTGGAGATGCCGTTCGAACGGGCCCGCACGCTGCTGTTGCTGGGCCAGCTCCAGCGCAGGCAGCGCTTGAAGCAGGCGGCTGCCCATACCTTCGGTGAGGCCTTGCGCGAATTCGAACGGATGGGCGCGCTGCTGTGGGCCGACCGCGCCCGCGCCGAACTGGATCGGACCAAGGTGGCGACGCCGCAGAAGGGGACGTTGACGATCACCGAGCAGCGGATCGCCGAGCTGGCGACGTCGGGGATGACCAACCGTGACATCGCGTCGAACCTCTTCATCAGCCTGAAGACCGTCGAGGCGAACCTGACGCAGATCTACCGCAAGCTCGGCATTCGATCGCGCGCGCAGCTGGCGGTGAAACTCAAGTCG